One Plasmodium vivax chromosome 13, whole genome shotgun sequence genomic region harbors:
- a CDS encoding hypothetical protein, conserved (encoded by transcript PVX_086180A), whose protein sequence is MRAEKKKKKKTRKGSKCARTNGQYANAERSGSAPRKQLPAKTMQLKGGGGRKKDDAAAGGGATRKEAAKNEAATPKRGPPLRNPNDEMMESNDDPDSCSVYDDTVEKNINFSESILANLNDNIFEQKDSFSSEKLRGNILMLQEEMENEKRLDVHHPGEGRSSSASSSSSVRVRGGPSRQGAEAMSRGGWKTPHKGLPESSSWGALTKQEVTEEGVTAPQREQPKKNNQPTEEGKEKEKFVFPIKVSKTSWSREKAPENAHDEYNHNVIYHELYVELLQVNKSLQNEIKNLKKIIEMQKLLIKSREDVFGGSHMDEKNKVSSKKFVNNNYFLNFFNKKKKKNKESFPDVSSVLRVERASAATSSYASVTNNEEMEEDEKAGEYFSKGGKGPSHRENYHQAHKKGEKNRRPKWERVDNNSDDEGYSEVEMNTMDNNENTHGHKNEYVKLPLSENEGSGGSENASGGGSCGDNHSDSQRGSHLGSHLGSHLGSQRTPLRDSIQGSYLFKRGNSGGVRGRSQGGGQKSYEHGYQGGKKIDGETECSEIPVNFQEITAVTLWYEEILPLINNEKKKKILIDRMISNYMPIVIKTYFWEVHIINKLNITDYFVQILIKNTKFIQSYVYTNNQQYHNHVSRYFKSLLTFRNSSLGGALSDGPAVGDDAGGEQHGGERHGGEQQGEKGSSGVTDKGEKPPGETSHGETSQGNTSQEKTPQREEDNGSAGLNLLQRFSFQKFFYQILIDLDRTLYIIKKNQEYFRKHGVSTDTFLLTLDLAETKAKLNTLLQMYVVFKPELGYVQGMSYIALVFLLYCNLEKAFVHFANFMERKDIYNLYSFNNSEIKVYTYIVKEILTKQNVEIYKEIAKQYNIDNIFIQWIYTIFLTCLPFHIFIRLFDIYLFNEKIIYETILCIFTYFNKFHHVENVDVVVKNLSAFSFNTHIQEDKFWSLLKKSKIKKRKILYYREKYFKGHRDVLNEK, encoded by the exons ATGCGCgcggagaagaaaaaaaaaaagaaaacgagaAAGGGTTCGAAGTGCGCGAGAACGAACGGTCAGTATGCTAACGCTGAGCGAAGCGGCAGCGCGCCACGAAAGCAACTCCCCGCGAAAACGATGCAGTTGAAGGGGGGCGgcgggagaaaaaaggacgaCGCTGccgcggggggaggagctACACGGAAGGAAGCTGCAAAGAATGAAGCCGCCACGCCGAAGCGGGGACCGCCCCTGAGGAACCCAAACGACGAAATGATGGAGAGCAACGATGACCCAGATAGCTGCAGCGTATACGACGACAcggttgaaaaaaatataaactttTCGGAGAGCATACTTGCCAATCTGAATGATAACATTTTCGAGCAGAAGGATTCCTTTAGTAGTGAGAAGCTAAGGGGAAACATATTAATGCTGCAGGAAGAAATGGAGAATGAAAAGCGGTTAGATGTTCATCACCCcggggaggggagaagcagtagtgcttcttcttcctcgtcTGTTCGTGTGCGGGGTGGACCTTCAAGACAAGGGGCAGAAGCGATGTCACGCGGTGGGTGGAAGACTCCGCACAAGGGGCTCCCCGAGTCGTCAAGTTGGGGAGCACTAACCAAGCAGGAAGTTACAGAGGAAGGAGTGACAGCCCCCCAGAGGGAACAACCAAAGAAAAACAACCAACCGACggaggaggggaaagaaaaagaaaagtttgTCTTCCCAATTAAGGTGAGCAAAACAAGCTGGAGTAGAGAAAAGGCACCCGAAAATGCACACGACGAATATAACCACAACGTTATTTACCACGAATTGTACGTCGAGCTGCTACAGGTAAATAAGAGtctacaaaatgaaattaaaaatttgaagaagataaTCGAGATGCAGAAACTTTTAATCAAAAGTAGGGAAGACGTATTTGGTGGTAGTCATATGGAtgagaaaaacaaagtgagtagtaaaaaatttgtgaacaataattattttttaaatttttttaataaaaaaaaaaaaaaaaataaagagagtTTTCCCGATGTGTCATCTGTGTTAAGGGTAGAGAGAGCCTCCGCCGCCACGTCCTCCTATGCGAGTGTTACAAACAATGAAGAGATGGAGGAGGATGAAAAGGCAGGGGAGTACttctccaaaggggggaaaggaccCAGCCATAGGGAGAACTACCATCAGGCGCAtaagaagggggagaaaaatagGCGGCCCAAATGGGAGCGCGTGGACAACAACAGTGACGACGAAGGGTACTCAGAGGTGGAGATGAACACGATGGATAATAACGAAAACACGCACGGTCATAAAAATGAGTACGTGAAGTTGCCGCTGAGTGAGAACGAGGGCTCGGGCGGGTCGGAAAACGCCAGCGGTGGGGGCAGTTGTGGGGACAACCACAGTGACAGTCAGCGAGGTAGTCATCTGGGCAGTCATCTGGGCAGCCATCTGGGCAGCCAGCGCACCCCCCTGCGCGATAGCATCCAGGGGAGCTACTTGTTCAAGAGGGGCAACTCCGGGGGTGTGCGCGGGAGAAGCCAGGGCGGAGGGCAAAAGAGCTACGAGCACGGCtaccaagggggaaaaaaaatagacggAGAAACAGAGTGCAGCGAAATCCCCGTCAATTTCCAAGAAATAACAGCAGTGACATTATGGTATGAAGAAATCCTCCCCCTGATTaacaacgaaaaaaaaaaaaaaattctaatcGACCGTATGATTAGCAACTACATGCCCATTGTTATTAAAACGTATTTTTGGGAAGTTCACATCATTAATAAGCTAAATATAACGGActattttgttcaaattttgATTAAGAATACAAAATTTATTCAGTCGTATGTCTACACGAACAACCAGCAGTACCACAACCATGTGAGTAGGTACTTCAAGTCGTTGCTTACGTTTAGGAATAGCAGCCTTGGCGGGGCGCTCTCGGATGGGCCTGCTGTGGGTGAcgacgcggggggggagcagcatgggggggagcggcatggaggggagcagcagggggagaagggcAGCAGCGGGGTGACTGATAAGGGGGAGAAACCTCCGGGTGAGACCTCGCATGGGGAGACTTCGCAGGGTAACACTTCGCAGGAGAAGACGCCGCAACGGGAGGAGGACAACGGCAGCGCCGGGCTGAACCTCCTCCAGCGCTTCTCTTTTCAGAAATTTTTCTACCAAATTCTGATAGACCTAGACAGGACGTTATACATAATCAAGAAGAACCAGGAGTACTTCAGAAAGCACGGCGTGAGCACGGACACCTTTCTGTTGACGCTGGACCTGGCGGAGACGAAGGCGAAGCTGAACACGCTGCTGCAGATGTACGTGGTGTTTAAGCCGGAGCTGGG GTACGTGCAGGGGATGTCCTACATCGCCCTGGTGTTCCTCCTGTACTGCAACCTGGAGAAGGCCTTCGTGCACTTTGCCAACTTTATG GAGCGAAAGGACATTTACAACCTCTACAGCTTCAACAACAGCGAAATAAAAGTCTACACCTACATCGTCAAGGAAATTCTAACCAAGCAAAACGTGGAGATCTACAAGGAGATCGCCAAGCAGTATAATATTGATAACATCTTCATTCAGTGGATCTACACCATCTTTCTGAC gTGCCTTCCCTTTCACATCTTCATTCGCCTATTTGACATATacctttttaatgaaaaaataatttacgaG ACCATCCTGTGCATCTTCACCTACTTCAACAAATTCCACCACGTGGAGAATGTGGACGTCGTCGTGAAGAACTTGTCCGCCTTTTCGTTCAACACGCACATCCAG gaggaCAAATTCTGGTCCCTGCTGAAGAAGtccaaaattaaaaaaaggaaaattctTTACTACCGGGAGAAGTACTTCAAGGGGCACA GAGACGTCTTAAACGAAAAGTAA
- a CDS encoding hypothetical protein, conserved (encoded by transcript PVX_086185A), with amino-acid sequence MDDEDRIKNIYLSLKNKNKREWAEMMQHLTKDQKRRLIFYIRKKNKNSLNKINNIKVEKRAEKEIEKVKAKSSSHHRKQILIDYSNVRYDLNLKNYISRILRIYKLQDNFDFVKGLHLYMNILCHVIFKKFSFEYNKRDSKNKNLLIFLRNLFPFEFQNYQDIYNMRWSKDFSASESAPTAASAGGAANWGGASNSGMANATMSDAGAPDGRPRQVHHPWGDENNVNASHLGSQKKATQSDKWANADPLRAHSCSYAGLDGDAQPNGTPASSFECPPPVESPPSGATVNKSGANISAANESAAHPNVLVKTEPEDPDYDRGRANEEETAKPPEVEGHQNEDVKRENPGYQFCRHKDMNQILKNLYDGKRFDYRIRFRSLLSRTLNRSEYERYCDMREKLFKYKKKNFIKWLAQFTNINTLDLYVVNFFIFLFLDRLYLILETYIRLNYNSTVAPASSNEYLFDRVDDFLDFTHLLDSLTDVSPCGGETTQGGVSDTTAGKQDVEVLSEEYDNIVKENPQNFFLSLDLIYDIDIHKFKIKNKVSFERLIRVDISSYINETNIYGLIQFDEKKSASAWKALTRFTLMQNRNLKLPKFNCFSIFLIVRFKYYLDEFKQYANIDYIYKTVEEEYHQVEKYLSDRNNSQGEGGGIHGTPQHCAHDENSAAGARGDPGSDKEFEYSHLIPLYLDLHKELKRVNEYVRFYGNLLSFVNFIEKYANCSPARNIVKIEQGEEKQVDYFDHSFFFTPHLGDSVKRE; translated from the exons atggatgatGAGGacagaattaaaaatatctaCCTAAgcttgaaaaataaaaacaaaagggagtgGGCTGAGATGATGCAACACTTAACGAAAGACCAGAAGAGGAGGTTAATCTTTTAcataaggaagaaaaataaaaattccc TCAACAAAATCAACAACATCAAAGTCGAAAAGAGGGCTGAAAAGGAAATCGAAAAGGTTAAGGCTAAAAGCAGCAGCCACCACCGGAAGCAGATTCTGATTGATTACTCCAAT GTAAGGTACGAcctaaatttaaaaaactacATTTCCCGAATTCTGCGCATTTACAAGCTGCAAGACAACTTCGACTTCGTGAAGGGCCTCCACCTCTACATGAACATCCTGTGCCAcgtgatttttaaaaaattttctttcgAATACAACAAGAGGGACTCGAAAAATAAGAACCTCCTCATATTCCTGAGGaacctcttcccctttgagTTCCAAAATTACCAAGACATATATAACATGAGATGGAGCAAAGATTTCAGCGCCTCTGAAAGTGCCCCCACTGCGGCGAGCGCGGGGGGTGCGGCAAACTGGGGAGGTGCATCAAACTCGGGAATGGCAAATGCCACGATGAGTGACGCGGGGGCTCCAGATGGGAGACCCAGACAAGTGCACCACCCGTGGGGTGATGAGAACAACGTGAATGCTTCCCATCTGGGCAGTCAAAAAAAGGCCACGCAATCTGACAAATGGGCTAACGCCGATCCATTGCGCGCACACAGCTGTAGTTATGCGGGCCTGGATGGCGATGCGCAGCCGAATGGCACGCCCGCCAGTTCGTTCGAGTGCCCGCCCCCGGTGGAAAGTCCCCCAAGTGGAGCCACCGTTAATAAAAGCGGCGCCAATATAAGCGCCGCTAATGAAAGTGCCGCCCACCCAAACGTGCTAGTCAAAACGGAGCCGGAAGACCCCGACTACGACAGGGGCCGCGCGAACGAAGAGGAGACAGCCAAACCACCAGAGGTGGAGGGCCACCAAAATGAAGACGTCAAGAGAGAAAACCCAGGTTACCAGTTCTGCAGACACAAAGACATGAaccaaattttaaaaaacctTTACGATGGAAAGAGATTCGATTATAGAATTCGATTCAGGAGCCTCCTTTCCAGAACGCTAAATCGTAGTGAGTATGAAAGGTACTGTGACATGAGggagaaattatttaaatataaaaaaaaaaactttatcAAATGGCTAGCTCAGTTTACCAATATTAACACGCTAGATCTCTacgttgtaaattttttcatttttcttttcctcgaTCGGTTGTACTTAATTCTGGAGACGTACATTCGGCTCAACTACAACAGCACAGTGGCACCGGCTTCATCAAATGAGTACTTATTCGACCGCGTGGATGATTTTCTGGACTTCACTCATTTGCTTGATAGTCTAACTGATGTGTCTCcttgcgggggggaaacaacCCAGGGGGGGGTAAGCGATACCACGGCAGGAAAACAAGACGTAGAAGTACTCAGCGAGGAGTACGACAATATTGTGAAGGAGAATCCCCaaaatttcttcctctcccttgATCTGATCTACGACATTGACATACACAAatttaagataaaaaataaagtctCCTTTGAGAGGCTCATCAGGGTGGACATCTCTTCCTACATCAACGAGACGAATATTTACGGCCTCATCCAGTTCGACGAAAAGAAAAGCGCGAGCGCTTGGAAGGCCCTCACCCGTTTCACCCTGATGCAGAATAG GAACCTGAAGCTGCCCAAATTCAACTGCTTCTCCATTTTCCTGATCGTCCGATTCAAGTACTACTTAGACGAGTTCAAGCAGTACGCCAACATCGACTACATTTACAAAACGGTAGAGGAGGAATACCACCAAGTGGAGAAATATTTGTCCGACAGAAATAACAGCCagggggaaggaggaggcATTCATGGGACCCCCCAACATTGTGCTCATGATGAGAACAGTGCCGCAGGTGCGAGAGGGGACCCTGGTAGCGATAAAGAATTTGAATATAGCCATTTGATTCCTTTGTACTTGGACCTCCACAAGGAGTTGAAAAGG gTCAACGAGTACGTACGCTTTTATGGGAACCTCCTGTCGTTCGTAAACTTCATCGAGAAATATGCAAACTGCAGCCCCGCCAGGAACATCGTGAAGATCGagcagggggaggagaagcaggtgGACTACTTCGAccactccttcttcttcacccctCACTTGGGGGACAGCGTGAAGAGGGAGTAG
- a CDS encoding hypothetical protein, conserved (encoded by transcript PVX_086190A) — translation MKVLFYASLSLFGLALVSAKGEKKNIMNSIKNDGKNDGKNKAKSQNAGANANMQDMLHYNEIEKIKELISQNKLEEANALFNEMKKTYNSNEKDGKGKNYMGSNNYAANKEENKFAQDMMMMNNNQDFFNNLINPNDLQEMIKFYMYLQNLLSSKNETSEKKMVKTFLRKTIQKMKDNEKNEEKKSIDNIIKDTEGHTQMLEKLADLMKINKEKLQDEEVKNKLNQILIGMMKFIDYTNNSDIAKALMDEIKIKEVKNADGASKPKLQVNIGNSKAHLEMLQKATNFMGMDIDPEELKNLTINNKWYETFLNNLLNSSDEL, via the coding sequence ATGAAAGTCCTGTTCTATGCGAGTTTGTCCCTGTTCGGCCTCGCGCTGGTGAGcgccaagggggagaagaagaacatcATGAACTCGATCAAAAACGATGGCAAAAACGATGGCAAAAATAAAGCCAAAAGCCAAAACGCCGGCGCCAATGCGAACATGCAGGACATGCTGCACTATAACGAAATCGAAAAGATCAAAGAGCTGATCAGCCAGAACAAGCTGGAGGAAGCCAACGCGCTATTtaacgaaatgaaaaaaacgtacaACAGCAATGAAAAAGATGGCAAAGGTAAAAACTACATGGGCAGTAACAACTATGCAgcaaataaagaagaaaataaattcgCACAAGatatgatgatgatgaataACAACCAGGATTTCTTCAACAACTTAATCAATCCGAATGACCTCCAAGAAATGATAAAGTTTTATATGTACTTGCAAAATTTGTTAAGTTCCAAAAATGAAacttcggaaaaaaaaatggtaaaaactTTTCTCAGAAAAACCatccaaaaaatgaaagacaatgaaaaaaatgaagaaaaaaaatccatcgataatattattaaagaCACAGAGGGACACACACAAATGTTGGAAAAGCTAGCTGAccttatgaaaataaataaggaAAAGTTACAAGATGAGGAGGTGAAAAATAAGCTAAATCAAATTCTCATTGGCATGATGAAGTTCATCGATTACACAAACAATAGCGATATTGCAAAGGCACTTATGgacgaaattaaaattaaggAAGTTAAAAACGCCGATGGTGCGTCCAAGCCCAAGCTGCAAGTGAACATCGGCAACAGCAAGGCCCACTTGGAGATGCTGCAGAAGGCCACCAACTTCATGGGCATGGACATTGACCCTGAGGAGCTTAAGAACCTCACCATCAACAATAAGTGGTACGAGACCTTCCTCAACAACCTCCTCAATAGCTCGGATGAGCTGTGA